One segment of Palaemon carinicauda isolate YSFRI2023 chromosome 35, ASM3689809v2, whole genome shotgun sequence DNA contains the following:
- the LOC137627171 gene encoding KRAB-A domain-containing protein 2-like, whose amino-acid sequence MSESIELKFREELFSRYEKCSKYLIPKDAYFQMIEDIHRASERKITKSHYEYYLMSKYEVLQCGDVEKIIKKRQTLDETPVYYVSIEDTFDIVKRAHVATGHGGRDRMTKELQVKYDNIQRDTIELFKSLCLECQKKRKRPMTKGVVVKPIPSTEFSSRGQVDLIDMQSMSCRTFKLIMVYQDHMTKFCVLRPLTSKRAAEVAFQLADIFLLLGALVILQSDNGSQKNVLTLRIMRKPLFMDIERNEIASNT is encoded by the coding sequence atgtctgagagcatagagttaaaatttcgtgaagagttattttctaggtatgagaagtgttccaagtatctcattccgaaagacgcttattttcaaatgattgaggaCATTCATAGAGCTAGCGAAAGAAAGATCACGAAAAGTCATTATGAATATTACCTTATGAGTAAATATGAAGTGTTACAGTGTGGGgatgttgagaaaattattaagaaacgaCAAACTCTAGACGAAACACCGGTGTACTATGTCTCCATTGAGGACACATTTGACATAGTTAAAAGAGCACACGTTGCAACCGGTCATGGCGGTCGAGACAGAATGACAAAAGAACTCCAAGTGAAATATGACAACATTCAGCGAGATACAATTGAACTATTCAAGTCGTTATGCCTGGAAtgccagaaaaagagaaagagaccaATGACAAAGGGTGTTGTAGTTAAACCTATTCCAAGTACTGAATTTTCATCACGTGGCCAGGTTGATCTCATAGACATGCAGTCTATGTCATGTAGAACCTTCAAATTGATTATGGTGTACCAAGACCATATGACAAAGTTCTGCGTTCTACGTCCGCTCACATCAAAGCGTGCAGCTGAAGTAGCATTCCAACTTGCTGATATCTTTCTACTTCTGGGTGCTCTTGTAATCCTTCAATCAGACAATGgttctcaaaaaaatgtactcactcttagaattatgagaaaacctttatttatggacatagagcgaaatgaaatagcatcgaatacatga